A genomic segment from Candidatus Brocadia sinica JPN1 encodes:
- a CDS encoding gas vesicle protein GvpG, with protein sequence MLLIDDILLSPAKGFFYIFKQIHKAAEEEFLNEENVSAELSELYMMLETGKITEEEFNKRESELLNRLEQIEAYKKKHFEVIEESEENEDSRAEDTVKKVATRAKKKRSKNSSYEHSGNMKK encoded by the coding sequence ATGTTATTAATCGATGACATCCTACTTTCCCCGGCAAAGGGTTTTTTTTATATTTTTAAACAGATTCATAAGGCTGCTGAGGAAGAATTTCTCAACGAGGAGAATGTCTCTGCGGAGCTATCCGAACTCTACATGATGCTTGAAACCGGGAAAATCACTGAAGAGGAGTTTAACAAAAGGGAATCGGAACTCCTGAACCGGCTTGAACAGATAGAGGCATATAAAAAGAAACACTTTGAAGTAATAGAAGAAAGCGAAGAAAATGAAGATAGCAGGGCCGAAGATACCGTGAAGAAGGTAGCCACCAGAGCAAAGAAAAAAAGAAGTAAAAATAGTTCTTATGAACACAGTGGCAATATGAAAAAATGA
- a CDS encoding ArsA family ATPase, translating to MNEKREQTAQGTSFLTNPAISLICFGGKGGVGKTTSAAATALHLANKNPQKRILLASIDPAHSLMDSLNNPVIVRPHSCPPPAYPFLSLRDGDRRGKYDGNKCFPPLMKEVRGDGELLQNLMVWEIDARASFQKFMERHSNTIKKIMERGTFLDNTDISALLSASLPGIDELMGMVELVDLLESDAYDIVILDTAPTGHTIKFLQMPHLIKKWSRLLDLMMEKHRYMSKLYTRYYRADDTDAFIKAFSNSIERVERVLRNKSCEFVPVMLPETLCVKETRRFLATLREYKIPVKNIIVNRIYPVSNCSFCKEQYLLQRKCVDEMKRYFDGYNFLMIPLYTDEIHGKESLLMFAQAMTDTIPQNHGMVSSIPVSSPYRMGKLMTGEIGDSKSPPFSVFPLLPAIDETLHVQKRESINHFPLPKSTVKFLLFGGKGGVGKTTIASATAVLFSELYPEKRILLFSTDPAHSLADCLGVTIGSDGLFVKNNLSVWELDAEEEYEKLKRLYSEEMKDLTMVFGKRDTAINVIFEKEIIESFIDLTPPGLDEIMAIATIIDYIDKEIFDLFILDTAPTGHLIRFLEMPELVIDWLKIFFNLFLKYKNIFRLPKLSAFLIDLSKKNQKAPEFTA from the coding sequence TTGAATGAAAAGAGAGAACAAACCGCACAAGGTACTTCATTCCTTACAAACCCAGCAATATCTTTGATTTGTTTTGGAGGTAAGGGAGGTGTAGGCAAAACAACCTCGGCAGCAGCAACGGCACTCCATCTTGCAAATAAAAACCCACAAAAACGCATTCTCCTGGCTTCTATTGACCCTGCCCATTCCCTCATGGATAGCCTAAATAACCCGGTAATAGTTCGCCCGCATTCTTGCCCTCCCCCAGCCTACCCCTTTCTCTCTCTCAGGGATGGGGACAGAAGGGGGAAATATGATGGTAATAAGTGTTTCCCGCCCCTGATGAAAGAAGTTAGGGGTGATGGTGAACTGTTACAAAATCTCATGGTATGGGAAATAGATGCGCGCGCCTCATTCCAGAAATTTATGGAAAGACATAGCAATACCATCAAGAAAATTATGGAAAGAGGTACCTTCCTTGACAACACGGATATATCGGCTCTTCTCTCAGCTTCCCTGCCAGGCATAGACGAATTGATGGGAATGGTAGAACTGGTCGATCTGTTAGAAAGCGATGCCTATGATATTGTCATACTCGATACAGCACCAACAGGGCATACCATCAAATTTCTGCAAATGCCTCATCTCATAAAGAAATGGTCTCGTTTGCTTGATTTGATGATGGAAAAGCATCGATATATGTCGAAGTTATATACAAGATATTATCGGGCAGATGATACCGATGCATTTATCAAGGCATTTTCAAATAGTATAGAAAGGGTCGAGCGGGTATTGCGGAATAAGTCTTGCGAATTTGTACCGGTAATGCTACCGGAAACCCTGTGTGTCAAAGAAACACGGCGGTTTTTAGCAACATTAAGAGAGTACAAGATTCCGGTAAAAAACATTATCGTTAATCGTATCTATCCTGTTAGTAATTGCTCTTTTTGTAAGGAACAATATTTACTTCAAAGAAAGTGTGTCGATGAAATGAAACGGTATTTCGACGGGTACAACTTCCTGATGATACCTTTGTACACAGATGAGATTCACGGAAAAGAGTCGTTACTGATGTTTGCGCAGGCAATGACGGATACTATCCCCCAAAATCATGGCATGGTAAGCAGCATACCGGTATCCTCTCCCTACCGCATGGGAAAATTGATGACAGGGGAAATCGGAGATTCAAAATCTCCTCCTTTCTCCGTTTTCCCCCTTCTCCCAGCTATTGATGAAACATTGCATGTGCAAAAAAGAGAATCAATAAATCATTTTCCTCTACCCAAATCAACAGTAAAATTCCTGCTGTTTGGTGGCAAAGGAGGCGTGGGGAAGACAACTATTGCCAGTGCAACTGCGGTGTTGTTCTCAGAACTGTACCCTGAGAAGCGCATTTTGCTTTTCTCAACCGACCCAGCGCATTCCCTTGCAGATTGTCTTGGTGTTACCATAGGAAGCGATGGTCTGTTTGTGAAAAATAATCTCTCTGTATGGGAATTGGATGCTGAAGAAGAATATGAAAAATTAAAGCGCCTCTATTCAGAAGAAATGAAAGACCTTACGATGGTATTTGGAAAACGAGATACTGCAATAAATGTGATATTCGAAAAGGAAATTATAGAATCTTTCATAGATTTGACCCCACCTGGTCTAGACGAGATCATGGCCATTGCCACAATTATTGATTACATCGATAAAGAAATATTTGACTTGTTCATTCTGGATACAGCGCCAACAGGCCATCTGATACGGTTCCTGGAAATGCCAGAGTTGGTGATCGACTGGCTGAAAATCTTTTTTAATCTCTTTTTAAAATATAAAAATATCTTCCGTTTGCCAAAACTTTCAGCCTTCCTGATCGATTTGTCAAAAAAAAATCAAAAAGCTCCTGAATTTACTGCGTAA
- a CDS encoding ArsA-related P-loop ATPase, translated as MAIPTEMAYHETSDLVQSIRNLKIPTSQMILNMIQPHSQTYGISAECALCTNKIAYEKKIFDNFSHLFPRESMYIINKQYEEVCGIKDLEHFGRKLYGYF; from the coding sequence ATCGCCATCCCCACTGAGATGGCATATCATGAGACAAGTGACCTTGTACAATCCATAAGAAATCTTAAGATTCCAACGAGTCAGATGATTCTGAATATGATACAACCCCATTCCCAAACTTATGGAATATCCGCTGAATGTGCTTTGTGCACGAATAAAATTGCATACGAAAAAAAGATATTCGATAACTTTAGCCACTTGTTTCCCAGGGAATCCATGTACATTATCAATAAACAATATGAAGAGGTGTGTGGAATAAAAGACTTGGAACATTTTGGCAGGAAATTGTATGGATACTTTTAA
- a CDS encoding gas vesicle protein, producing MLADQHISLCETLDRVLNTGVVIQGDITISVANIDLIYIGLRALLTSVETARQAGIYHAADF from the coding sequence CTGTTGGCGGATCAACATATTTCACTTTGCGAGACACTCGACCGCGTACTGAATACCGGTGTGGTAATCCAGGGTGATATCACGATATCGGTAGCAAACATTGACCTCATTTATATTGGGCTGAGGGCATTATTAACATCTGTCGAAACTGCAAGGCAGGCAGGTATATACCATGCGGCAGATTTTTAA
- a CDS encoding gas vesicle protein: MERQRTAITQSTNSATLADVLERILDKGLVIAGDIKIKLVDIELLTIQIRLMIASVEKARELGMDWWATNKDFNSKLNAPQNVEELEALKRRIEILESKKQK, translated from the coding sequence ATGGAAAGGCAACGAACAGCTATAACACAGTCGACAAACTCTGCAACACTTGCCGATGTATTGGAACGAATCCTTGACAAAGGACTTGTCATTGCGGGGGATATTAAGATCAAATTGGTTGACATTGAACTCCTGACTATTCAAATACGTCTCATGATTGCATCTGTTGAAAAGGCAAGGGAGTTAGGGATGGACTGGTGGGCGACAAATAAAGATTTCAATTCAAAATTGAACGCGCCACAAAATGTGGAAGAATTAGAAGCCCTCAAGAGGCGTATAGAAATACTCGAATCCAAAAAACAAAAGTAA
- a CDS encoding gas vesicle protein K, producing MSEKKSVLPDHINIDPADVGKGLAKLVLTIIELLRELLERQAIRRIDSGTLTREEINNLGNTFMKLAEKMEELKSQFGLKTEDLNIDLGPIGRLL from the coding sequence ATGTCTGAGAAAAAAAGCGTATTGCCAGATCATATTAATATCGACCCGGCAGATGTGGGTAAGGGGCTGGCAAAATTAGTACTAACTATTATTGAATTACTGCGAGAACTCTTAGAACGTCAGGCTATCAGGCGCATTGATAGCGGGACATTAACCAGGGAGGAGATAAATAACCTGGGAAATACTTTCATGAAGCTGGCAGAAAAAATGGAGGAACTCAAATCCCAGTTTGGCTTAAAAACAGAAGACCTGAATATAGACTTGGGTCCTATCGGCAGACTGCTTTAA
- a CDS encoding ATP-binding protein produces MNRANAKKVTYGNHWDFLSAWLSIIIGVVLVAVSIILRRTLVVQEHSHIRQIIELRAKDLKTNTERLLESQAQALTRMARRWERRGETTKEEWESDVRLYVNQHSFYQAIEWADSSFHVRWIVPLEGNEEAQNLNLAFEERRRIALEKARDSREITVTHAIDLVQGEKGFLVNLPIYPGKNFDGFILGVFRINKLFSSILTDKDLSRFSFAVFDDEEEVYSQGNDNRENMAKWSIEKEIKFYNIALRILVWPREELFVELQSIVPEIALITGIFMSLFIALAVYFFQKASFRTKEIEILNRNLFHEVIERRHAEAMLQKAHNELEVRVKERTAELTEVNKALEREITERKQTADEIYLLREMILDISNSKDLHDALVITMQKVCDITGWVYGEAWKLSSNGTHLLRNRAMYSTIKGLEKFIASTEGMSFPMGKGLPGKAWKTKQPVWVYDVADDPEYLRRQIAGETGIKTGIAFPVIANDEVVTAIVFYQVKLEERNERLVRLVSAVVTQLGPVIKRKQAEDALRESEERLRAILDNATSLIYMKDIQGRYLFINRQFQKLFPSSTNEIKYKTDKDLYPEKLADAFQANDRKVLEAKIAFEFDELVPQKDGLHNYLSIKFPLFDSTGAVYAICGISTDITERKRMEEILFNIAEGVVAKIGKAFFQSLVLQIAEMLNIDYVMVSKLIHEGNELETIALYAHGAILDNVVYPFVGTPDEKVLEKGLLTYYENPQQQFPKDHSLGEMGVKSYMGIPLTDSNKHPLGLLVIMGKKELKEVEIAGSLLKIFAGRASAELERERAEKTLQESEARLSEAQQIARIGSWEWDIIKNKMCYSDAVYCIFGLSSQEFGDTYDAFLDRIHPDDSAFVRESIDKALSERKPYDIKYRITLKDNTIRFIHEKVVVLFDNMGIRPVRMVGTIQDISEIKQAEEEQSRLREQLERVSKLESIGKLAGGIAHDFNNILTVISGYGQLLNKELKGDDPFKAYVEKIVTSADRAAQLTQGLLAFGRKQISDQKPVEINELMKSSECLMRRLLGEDIELTISLTDKKCIVMADSGQIEQVMMNLATNARDAMPHGGEIIIHTNIIELDNEYRKTHGYGETGKYVLLSFSDTGEGMDEETRKRIFEPYFTTKDVGKGTGLGLSIVYGIVKQHNGYINAYSEPGKGTSFKIYLPLIESAVEKKRRETHTLTAGGTETILMAEDELEVRNLVKTVLEGNGYKVIEATDGEDAIKKFTEHKDEINLLIFDVVMPKKSGKDAYDTIRKVKPEVKTLFMSGYSEDIIHKRGFVIEKGLTYVSKPILPTELLKIVRELLDKPFGRDP; encoded by the coding sequence ATGAACAGAGCAAATGCAAAAAAGGTTACATATGGAAATCATTGGGATTTTCTGTCAGCATGGCTTTCGATAATTATTGGAGTCGTCCTGGTGGCTGTTTCAATTATTCTCCGGCGGACGCTTGTTGTTCAGGAACATTCTCATATTAGACAGATCATTGAATTAAGGGCTAAGGATTTAAAGACCAATACTGAGAGACTTTTGGAATCTCAGGCACAGGCGCTGACCCGCATGGCAAGACGCTGGGAAAGGCGAGGCGAGACAACGAAAGAGGAGTGGGAATCGGATGTAAGACTTTATGTGAATCAGCATTCCTTTTATCAGGCTATCGAATGGGCGGATTCTTCATTCCATGTGCGCTGGATTGTGCCACTGGAGGGGAACGAGGAAGCTCAGAATCTCAATCTTGCATTCGAGGAGCGACGGAGAATCGCACTTGAAAAGGCCAGAGACAGTCGGGAGATCACGGTAACACATGCTATCGACTTAGTGCAAGGCGAAAAAGGTTTTCTCGTGAATCTGCCAATTTACCCGGGAAAGAATTTTGATGGATTCATTCTTGGAGTTTTTCGTATCAACAAATTATTTTCCTCGATCCTGACTGATAAAGATTTATCACGATTTTCATTTGCTGTTTTTGATGATGAGGAAGAAGTCTATAGTCAAGGCAATGATAACAGGGAAAATATGGCTAAATGGTCTATTGAGAAAGAAATCAAATTTTATAATATAGCCTTACGCATACTCGTATGGCCACGCGAGGAGCTATTTGTAGAATTGCAATCTATTGTCCCAGAAATCGCATTAATTACCGGTATTTTCATGTCTCTGTTCATTGCATTAGCGGTTTATTTTTTTCAAAAAGCCTCGTTTCGTACAAAAGAGATTGAAATTTTGAATCGGAACTTGTTTCATGAAGTCATTGAGCGCAGGCATGCCGAGGCTATGCTGCAAAAAGCTCACAATGAATTAGAAGTGCGGGTGAAAGAACGTACCGCAGAGTTGACGGAAGTCAATAAAGCATTAGAACGTGAAATTACCGAGCGCAAGCAAACGGCGGATGAAATTTATTTGCTGCGAGAAATGATCCTGGATATCAGTAATTCCAAAGATTTGCATGATGCACTGGTCATTACAATGCAAAAGGTGTGTGATATTACAGGCTGGGTTTACGGGGAGGCCTGGAAGCTTAGTTCAAACGGCACACACTTATTGCGCAATAGAGCAATGTATAGTACTATCAAGGGTCTGGAGAAATTCATTGCGTCAACCGAAGGAATGAGCTTTCCCATGGGTAAGGGTCTTCCTGGCAAAGCATGGAAAACGAAGCAGCCCGTGTGGGTATATGATGTTGCCGATGACCCGGAGTATTTGCGCAGACAGATTGCCGGAGAAACAGGGATAAAGACCGGGATAGCCTTCCCTGTTATTGCAAATGATGAGGTGGTTACTGCTATCGTGTTTTATCAGGTAAAGTTGGAAGAACGAAACGAAAGACTGGTTAGACTTGTTTCGGCGGTTGTGACTCAACTGGGTCCTGTCATTAAACGTAAGCAAGCAGAGGACGCATTGCGGGAGAGTGAAGAGCGGTTGCGGGCCATCCTTGATAATGCTACGTCTCTCATCTACATGAAGGATATTCAGGGTCGATACCTTTTCATCAACAGACAATTTCAAAAGTTGTTCCCTAGTTCAACTAATGAAATAAAATACAAGACTGACAAAGACCTCTACCCAGAGAAATTGGCCGATGCATTTCAGGCAAACGACAGAAAAGTACTCGAAGCGAAAATTGCTTTCGAATTTGATGAGTTAGTACCCCAGAAAGATGGACTACACAACTATCTTTCGATCAAGTTCCCGCTTTTTGATTCCACTGGGGCTGTCTACGCAATTTGCGGTATCTCAACGGATATAACCGAACGCAAACGGATGGAAGAAATATTGTTTAATATTGCAGAAGGGGTTGTTGCAAAAATCGGTAAGGCATTTTTCCAGTCATTGGTGTTGCAAATTGCGGAGATGTTGAACATTGATTATGTAATGGTTTCTAAACTGATTCATGAAGGGAACGAACTGGAAACTATTGCCCTGTATGCCCACGGTGCGATCCTGGATAATGTTGTGTATCCTTTTGTCGGGACACCGGATGAAAAAGTCCTGGAGAAAGGTCTCTTGACGTATTATGAGAACCCCCAGCAACAATTTCCGAAAGATCATTCACTGGGAGAAATGGGTGTGAAGAGTTACATGGGTATTCCCCTGACTGACAGCAACAAACACCCACTGGGATTGCTGGTGATCATGGGGAAAAAAGAACTGAAGGAAGTCGAAATTGCAGGATCTTTACTAAAGATCTTTGCAGGGCGTGCCTCAGCAGAGCTGGAGCGCGAGCGAGCGGAAAAAACATTGCAGGAGAGTGAAGCCCGTCTCTCCGAGGCACAACAAATCGCACGTATCGGCAGCTGGGAGTGGGATATCATAAAAAATAAGATGTGCTATTCTGATGCGGTTTATTGCATATTTGGCCTGTCATCACAAGAATTTGGTGATACCTACGATGCGTTTTTAGATCGTATCCATCCTGACGACAGTGCATTCGTGAGGGAATCTATTGATAAAGCTTTATCTGAGAGAAAACCTTACGATATAAAATACCGCATAACTTTAAAAGATAATACGATACGCTTTATTCACGAAAAGGTGGTGGTCTTGTTTGATAATATGGGAATAAGACCTGTTCGCATGGTGGGGACGATTCAGGACATTTCCGAAATAAAACAAGCAGAAGAAGAGCAGTCACGACTGAGAGAACAACTTGAACGTGTATCCAAACTGGAATCTATCGGTAAACTTGCCGGGGGTATTGCCCATGACTTCAACAACATCCTTACGGTAATATCGGGATATGGACAGTTGTTAAACAAGGAGTTGAAAGGAGACGATCCATTTAAGGCTTATGTTGAAAAAATCGTTACATCCGCGGATAGGGCGGCGCAGTTAACGCAAGGTCTCCTTGCATTTGGCAGAAAACAGATATCCGATCAGAAGCCGGTAGAAATAAATGAACTCATGAAAAGTTCAGAGTGTCTTATGAGGAGGCTTCTCGGTGAGGACATAGAACTTACGATCAGCCTTACGGACAAAAAGTGTATTGTGATGGCGGACAGCGGCCAGATAGAGCAGGTCATGATGAACCTTGCCACAAATGCAAGGGATGCCATGCCTCATGGAGGGGAGATAATCATACACACAAACATAATTGAATTAGACAATGAATACAGAAAGACACATGGTTATGGTGAGACAGGGAAGTACGTCCTTTTGTCTTTTTCAGATACTGGTGAAGGTATGGATGAGGAGACGAGAAAAAGGATATTTGAGCCGTACTTTACGACCAAGGATGTCGGAAAGGGTACCGGGCTTGGCCTCTCGATTGTGTACGGAATAGTGAAACAACATAATGGTTACATAAATGCCTATAGTGAGCCGGGCAAAGGTACATCATTCAAGATATATTTACCCCTGATTGAGTCAGCGGTTGAAAAGAAAAGACGAGAAACACATACACTTACCGCCGGTGGTACGGAGACAATATTGATGGCAGAAGATGAATTAGAAGTAAGGAATCTTGTAAAGACAGTACTTGAGGGAAATGGTTATAAGGTCATAGAAGCGACAGACGGAGAGGATGCAATCAAGAAGTTTACGGAACATAAAGACGAAATCAACCTTCTTATCTTTGACGTAGTGATGCCCAAAAAAAGCGGTAAAGACGCATACGATACTATAAGGAAGGTGAAACCAGAGGTAAAAACCCTTTTTATGAGCGGTTATAGTGAGGATATTATTCATAAAAGAGGTTTCGTCATTGAAAAGGGATTAACCTATGTATCAAAGCCCATTTTACCAACGGAACTATTGAAGATTGTAAGAGAATTACTGGACAAGCCTTTTGGAAGAGATCCCTAG
- a CDS encoding sigma-54-dependent transcriptional regulator encodes MSVNYYNFSKINMNMNNTSEHKINVLIIDDEVDVGYMISHILNQAGYTTYTATDGNKGITIFNEKCPDAVILDLRMPCMNGMDVLRQIKHVNDSVPVIIITAYGEIQSAVEAIKFGAYDFLKKPFANDELVLAVKRAVEEKAMRNEIQKLKTQLGVTMPLIEQMGSSAEIARLNAQIECVAPTNFTVVIYGETGSGKELVARGIHNRSSRKDKSFVVVDCGSIPETLIESELFGYEKGTFTGADQKKIGQFEMASGGTLFLDEIGNLPRSMQGKLLRVLQERRIRRLGSSKEIEVDVRVVVAGNERLETLVNAGHFRMDLYQRLNEFCIEIPPLRQRKEDIIYLSQRFLDITNGELKKNIQEIAKDALEKLLTYDWPGNVRELKNVIKRAVLLASDIIETKHLLINELEHKKKPGYMMEQTTSIVHGATRHTISLDFDINNGKDISLHNSVSRCIESAEIIMITDALKHTNGNKSRAAKILKIDNKTLHYKIKKYGITVQPMIEVAHPIPSVSCID; translated from the coding sequence ATGAGTGTGAACTATTATAACTTTTCAAAAATAAACATGAATATGAACAATACATCTGAACACAAAATAAACGTTCTCATTATAGACGATGAAGTAGATGTGGGTTATATGATTTCACATATCTTAAATCAGGCAGGATACACCACGTATACTGCAACTGACGGGAATAAAGGGATTACCATATTTAACGAGAAATGTCCTGATGCTGTCATTTTAGATCTCCGTATGCCATGCATGAACGGCATGGATGTTTTAAGGCAAATTAAACATGTCAATGATAGTGTTCCTGTCATAATAATTACAGCCTATGGAGAAATACAGTCGGCTGTCGAGGCAATTAAATTTGGCGCTTATGATTTTTTAAAAAAACCTTTCGCTAATGATGAGCTTGTTTTGGCGGTAAAGAGGGCAGTCGAAGAAAAGGCAATGCGTAATGAGATTCAGAAGCTTAAGACACAACTGGGTGTGACCATGCCGTTAATTGAACAGATGGGTTCCAGCGCTGAAATTGCAAGATTAAACGCACAGATAGAGTGTGTTGCCCCTACAAACTTTACGGTTGTTATTTATGGTGAGACAGGTTCAGGCAAAGAATTAGTGGCACGGGGTATCCATAATAGAAGTTCCAGGAAAGACAAATCCTTTGTGGTAGTAGATTGCGGTTCGATCCCGGAAACGTTGATTGAAAGTGAACTTTTCGGATATGAGAAAGGAACCTTTACTGGTGCGGATCAAAAAAAGATCGGACAATTTGAAATGGCTTCCGGCGGTACTCTATTTCTCGATGAGATTGGAAATTTACCGAGGTCTATGCAGGGTAAATTGCTGAGAGTGCTTCAGGAACGGCGAATCCGGCGTTTAGGAAGTAGTAAGGAAATCGAGGTTGATGTACGTGTTGTTGTGGCTGGAAATGAACGCCTGGAGACTTTGGTAAACGCCGGGCATTTTCGAATGGACTTGTATCAAAGGTTGAACGAATTTTGTATTGAGATACCACCATTGCGACAACGCAAGGAAGATATCATATATCTCTCTCAGAGATTCCTGGATATAACCAACGGAGAATTAAAAAAGAATATTCAGGAAATTGCAAAAGATGCATTGGAAAAGCTGCTGACATACGATTGGCCAGGTAATGTGAGAGAACTGAAAAATGTCATCAAACGTGCAGTCTTATTAGCCTCGGATATTATTGAAACGAAACATCTTCTGATAAATGAATTGGAGCATAAAAAAAAGCCTGGTTACATGATGGAACAGACAACGAGCATAGTGCATGGGGCAACAAGACATACAATTTCCCTGGATTTTGATATAAATAATGGTAAAGATATTTCACTTCATAATAGTGTGTCCAGGTGCATTGAGAGTGCTGAAATAATAATGATTACAGATGCCTTAAAACATACCAATGGAAACAAGAGCCGGGCAGCAAAGATACTCAAGATTGACAACAAGACTTTGCACTACAAGATCAAGAAATATGGTATTACGGTACAGCCGATGATAGAAGTTGCCCATCCGATACCATCGGTATCCTGCATAGATTAA
- a CDS encoding sigma-70 family RNA polymerase sigma factor: MVNELKINYTRNNQKKRDKLIIKHLPLVKYVVSKIINYLPSFVDQEDLIEYGIVGLIKAAEKYDTRRNTKFKSYAMYRIRGSILDYLRSQEWMPRTLREKAKMVKDTCISLEQKLSRPPQTDEIAKALNIDPAALNKLLANIHFSTLFSLEGFCQKTEDTMEENRNQEIRDTKSTDPLSELQTKEEISLLAQAIDELPKKERLVITLYYYEGLLLREISRSLGISESRVSQLHHHALFLLRMKMRKSALNN, translated from the coding sequence ATGGTAAACGAATTAAAAATTAACTATACAAGAAATAATCAGAAAAAACGAGATAAATTGATTATAAAACACCTTCCACTGGTCAAGTATGTAGTGTCTAAAATTATAAATTATTTACCCTCGTTTGTAGACCAGGAAGACCTTATAGAGTACGGTATTGTTGGTTTGATAAAAGCGGCAGAAAAATATGATACAAGGAGAAACACAAAATTTAAATCATATGCTATGTATCGTATTCGTGGCTCAATTTTAGATTACCTGAGATCGCAGGAATGGATGCCTCGTACATTGCGTGAAAAAGCAAAGATGGTAAAAGATACATGCATTTCATTGGAGCAAAAACTCAGCAGGCCACCACAAACTGACGAGATTGCAAAGGCATTAAACATTGACCCTGCTGCGTTAAATAAATTGTTAGCAAACATCCATTTTAGTACATTATTTTCTTTGGAAGGGTTTTGTCAAAAAACAGAAGATACTATGGAAGAGAATAGGAATCAAGAAATAAGAGATACTAAGTCCACTGATCCGTTAAGCGAGTTACAGACAAAGGAAGAAATTTCTTTATTGGCACAGGCCATTGATGAACTACCAAAAAAAGAAAGACTGGTAATTACCTTATATTATTATGAAGGTTTATTACTGAGGGAAATAAGTCGATCACTGGGCATCTCAGAATCAAGAGTATCGCAACTCCACCATCATGCTTTATTTTTACTTCGAATGAAAATGAGGAAGTCAGCATTGAACAATTGA